The Amycolatopsis mongoliensis genome includes a window with the following:
- a CDS encoding ESX secretion-associated protein EspG, with protein MPNAELLTPVEVDFLWESAGLGELPYPLRIRSHGETVDERSLLRRRTLEGLAARGLADGRGRPEPHVEDYFGVLAQSELSLDAIQLIAPDAEPLLAVAGVLGGQGLLAVQDTRGLHLQPCPVDGLASAIVSLLPGAPRGSEKSITVPLEQLVGAHGVDFMSRRGNGDERASADEDRKALAKLHAQPRLRGGQIAANARSRMGSRTRTPVLSWFDTETGRYFTQATRGHDGRDWITIAPADAATLRHRLGEMLAGAATTSTV; from the coding sequence ATGCCGAACGCTGAGCTGCTCACCCCGGTCGAGGTGGACTTCCTGTGGGAATCCGCCGGACTGGGCGAGCTGCCGTACCCACTGCGCATCCGCTCGCACGGCGAGACCGTGGACGAGCGGTCGCTGCTGCGCCGGCGCACGCTGGAAGGGCTGGCCGCGCGCGGGCTGGCCGACGGCCGCGGCCGGCCGGAACCGCACGTCGAGGACTACTTCGGCGTGCTGGCGCAGTCCGAGCTGAGCCTGGACGCGATCCAGCTGATCGCCCCGGACGCCGAACCGCTGCTGGCGGTCGCCGGCGTGCTGGGCGGGCAGGGGCTGCTGGCGGTGCAGGACACGCGTGGCCTGCACCTGCAGCCGTGCCCGGTGGACGGGCTGGCGAGCGCGATCGTCTCGCTGCTCCCCGGCGCCCCGCGAGGCTCGGAGAAGTCGATCACCGTCCCGCTGGAGCAGCTGGTCGGCGCCCACGGCGTCGACTTCATGTCGCGCCGCGGCAACGGCGACGAGCGCGCGTCGGCCGACGAGGACCGCAAGGCGCTGGCGAAGCTGCACGCCCAGCCGCGGCTGCGCGGGGGCCAGATCGCGGCGAACGCGCGTTCGCGCATGGGCAGCCGCACGCGGACGCCGGTGCTGAGCTGGTTCGACACGGAGACGGGCCGCTACTTCACCCAGGCGACCCGTGGCCACGACGGCCGCGACTGGATCACGATCGCCCCGGCCGACGCGGCGACGCTGCGCCACCGGCTCGGCGAGATGCTCGCGGGAGCGGCGACGACCAGCACGGTCTGA
- the tilS gene encoding tRNA lysidine(34) synthetase TilS, producing MTGTAVAAVRRAVRGFLDSVEVPPELCVAVSGGADSLALCEATAYVGHHRGHRVRALVVDHGLQEGSAKIAGDAAAAAKSLGADEAEVRRVDVTGPGGPEAAARKARYRALAGHDLVLLGHTLDDQAETVLLGLGRGSGPRSLAGMRPHDPPWGRPLLAVPRATTRAACAELGVEPWDDPHNAEPRFTRVRLRTEVLPLLEDVLNGGVSGALARTASQLREDSEALDTMADMIFTRAGGSEGLDAGVLAAEPAAIRRRVIRRWLLQSGVRELTDAHLRAVDDLVARWRGQGGVWLPGNLEARRAHGRLCVISQPTTRGE from the coding sequence ATGACCGGGACGGCGGTCGCGGCCGTCCGCCGGGCCGTCCGCGGGTTCCTGGACAGCGTCGAGGTGCCGCCCGAACTCTGCGTCGCGGTCTCCGGCGGCGCCGACTCCCTCGCGCTGTGCGAGGCCACGGCGTACGTCGGGCACCACCGCGGCCACCGCGTCCGCGCGCTGGTCGTCGACCACGGCCTGCAGGAGGGCTCGGCGAAGATCGCGGGGGACGCGGCCGCCGCCGCGAAGTCGCTTGGCGCCGACGAAGCCGAGGTGCGCCGCGTCGACGTCACCGGCCCTGGCGGCCCGGAAGCCGCCGCGCGCAAGGCCCGCTACCGCGCGCTGGCCGGCCACGACCTCGTCCTGCTCGGCCACACCCTCGACGACCAGGCCGAAACGGTCCTGCTCGGGCTCGGCCGCGGCTCCGGCCCGCGCAGCCTCGCCGGGATGCGGCCGCACGACCCGCCGTGGGGCCGTCCGCTGCTCGCCGTCCCGCGGGCCACCACGCGCGCCGCCTGCGCCGAGCTCGGCGTCGAGCCCTGGGACGACCCGCACAACGCCGAGCCGCGCTTCACCCGGGTCCGGTTGCGCACCGAAGTCCTGCCGTTGCTGGAAGACGTCCTCAACGGCGGAGTCTCCGGCGCACTCGCCCGCACAGCCTCGCAGCTGCGTGAGGACAGCGAGGCGTTGGACACAATGGCGGACATGATCTTCACCCGCGCGGGCGGCTCCGAAGGGCTGGACGCAGGCGTCCTCGCGGCCGAGCCCGCGGCGATCCGACGGCGGGTTATCCGCAGGTGGTTGCTGCAATCGGGTGTGCGCGAGCTCACCGACGCGCACCTGCGGGCGGTCGACGACCTCGTCGCCCGGTGGCGTGGTCAGGGCGGTGTCTGGTTGCCGGGCAACTTGGAGGCACGGCGGGCGCATGGCAGGCTCTGCGTCATCTCCCAACCCACCACCCGAGGGGAATGA
- a CDS encoding inorganic diphosphatase produces the protein MEFDVTIEIPKGERNKYEVDHKTGRIKLDRTLFTATQYPADYGFIDDTLGQDGDPLDVMVLVQEPTFPGCLIRCRAIGMFRMTDEKGPDDKVIAVPSNDPRLEHLRDIHHMNEFHRLEIQHFFEVYKDLEPGKSVEGSSWVGRTEAEAEIARSYERETDRLAKEAANGGSAH, from the coding sequence GTGGAGTTCGACGTCACGATCGAAATCCCCAAAGGGGAGCGCAACAAGTACGAGGTCGACCACAAGACCGGCCGCATCAAGCTGGACCGGACCCTGTTCACGGCCACGCAGTACCCGGCCGACTACGGCTTCATCGACGACACCCTCGGCCAGGACGGCGACCCCCTGGACGTGATGGTGCTCGTCCAGGAGCCCACCTTCCCGGGTTGCCTGATCCGTTGCCGCGCGATCGGCATGTTCCGGATGACCGACGAGAAGGGCCCGGACGACAAGGTCATCGCCGTTCCGTCGAACGACCCGCGTCTCGAGCACCTGCGCGACATCCACCACATGAACGAGTTCCACCGCCTGGAGATCCAGCACTTCTTCGAGGTGTACAAGGACCTCGAGCCCGGCAAGAGCGTCGAGGGCTCGTCCTGGGTCGGCCGCACCGAGGCCGAGGCCGAGATCGCCCGCTCGTACGAGCGCGAGACCGACCGCCTGGCCAAGGAAGCGGCCAACGGCGGCTCGGCTCACTAA
- the hpt gene encoding hypoxanthine phosphoribosyltransferase, producing MYEGEIASVLVTEQQIQDKITELSAQIAADYPANGQGELLLVGVLKGAVMFMTDFARALPLPTQLEFMAVSSYGSSTSSSGVVRILKDLDRDIAGRDVLIVEDIVDSGLTLSWLLKNLASRNPASLEVVSLLRKPEAVKVDVPVKYIGFDIPNEFVVGYGLDYAERYRDLPYIGTLDPKVYTA from the coding sequence GTGTACGAGGGCGAAATCGCCTCCGTGCTCGTCACCGAGCAGCAGATCCAGGACAAGATCACGGAGCTGTCGGCGCAGATCGCCGCCGACTATCCGGCCAACGGGCAGGGTGAACTCCTGCTGGTGGGTGTCCTGAAGGGCGCGGTCATGTTCATGACCGACTTCGCCCGCGCGCTGCCGCTGCCGACGCAGCTGGAATTCATGGCCGTCTCCTCCTACGGCTCGTCGACGTCGTCGTCCGGCGTCGTGCGCATCCTCAAGGACCTCGACCGCGACATCGCGGGCCGCGACGTGCTGATCGTCGAGGACATCGTCGACTCCGGCCTGACGCTCTCGTGGCTGCTGAAGAACCTCGCCAGCCGCAACCCCGCGTCGCTCGAGGTCGTGTCGCTGCTCCGCAAGCCGGAGGCGGTCAAGGTGGACGTCCCGGTGAAGTACATCGGCTTCGACATCCCCAACGAGTTCGTCGTGGGCTACGGCCTGGACTACGCCGAGCGGTACCGGGACCTGCCCTACATCGGGACGCTGGACCCGAAGGTCTACACGGCGTAG
- a CDS encoding ESX secretion-associated protein EspG, with the protein MMQEFFSPLAFDFLWESAQVGELPYPLLVRSHGATEDERVSLRHRVDAELKARGIREPRGRLAPPIEDALHLLAFAPLTIDALHIPQFEAPTVGVLAAADDTKGVLAVQDADGIWLRDVPPDGLVSAVVGVLPAGPRGSEASVTLPLDDALRTAPIRVPVSLPSNPGEERGKARRTPLSERVTADPREAYGRISGQPRQRGGQLAANSRSQVGAKQRSRVLAWFDTATGRYLSLSRAGTDGREWVTVAPADPATLRTRLGEMVSSVSDGTR; encoded by the coding sequence GTGATGCAAGAGTTCTTCTCGCCGCTGGCGTTCGACTTCCTCTGGGAGTCGGCGCAGGTCGGGGAGCTGCCGTACCCGCTGCTGGTCCGGTCGCACGGCGCGACCGAAGACGAGCGCGTCTCGCTGCGCCACCGCGTCGACGCCGAGCTGAAGGCTCGCGGCATCCGCGAACCGCGCGGCAGGCTCGCGCCGCCGATCGAGGACGCGCTGCACCTGCTGGCCTTCGCCCCGCTGACCATCGACGCCCTGCACATCCCGCAGTTCGAGGCGCCCACCGTCGGCGTCCTCGCGGCGGCCGACGACACCAAGGGTGTCCTCGCGGTCCAGGACGCCGACGGCATCTGGCTGCGGGACGTCCCGCCGGACGGCCTGGTCTCCGCCGTCGTCGGGGTGCTCCCGGCCGGGCCGCGCGGGAGCGAGGCGTCGGTCACACTTCCGCTGGACGACGCGCTGCGGACCGCCCCGATCCGGGTGCCCGTGTCCCTGCCGTCGAACCCGGGCGAAGAGCGCGGGAAGGCGCGCCGGACGCCGCTGAGCGAGCGCGTCACGGCCGATCCGCGGGAGGCGTACGGCCGCATCTCCGGGCAACCGCGGCAGCGGGGCGGTCAGCTGGCAGCGAACAGCCGGTCGCAGGTCGGGGCCAAGCAACGGTCCCGGGTGCTGGCCTGGTTCGACACCGCGACCGGGCGCTACCTCAGCCTCTCCCGCGCAGGTACGGACGGTCGTGAGTGGGTCACGGTCGCCCCGGCCGATCCGGCGACGCTGCGGACCCGGCTGGGCGAGATGGTGAGCAGTGTGTCCGACGGCACGCGCTAG
- the dacB gene encoding D-alanyl-D-alanine carboxypeptidase/D-alanyl-D-alanine endopeptidase: MPQNDQPMWPSSDEDRSSSGARETTPMSLPDSPAAPPEGAGVPKVTGSEAPKGSWFAPNVEPEPIPGLNVPAEEPPPPPPTPAKQDLADRLGSREPKPKPAEPGPQPAEAPAAESTQYIEVKRKLETPAAESTQYIEAKPPEEKPAEPKPDAQSTQQMAPQPSKTPWVPVERNVWPGEQPDRPAEPQPDKPEAQPWREELQQWREEQQRREEQLKRSESQQHQRADAPWAQRLDVPDDRRPALPPEPPRGVVPPASAGSLARPMRIEPDGQRFDAEATVGIERPTQFPGAFQQQPQPRTEPPAEPPRPAEPAAAEEPPKKRRKGKIIALVVVVLLVLAGGGVAAAMPKVSNRLGLPWAPNAPKGDSPDPAAATRQLAGPDTSGKAPTANGVKAALAAAAGNSALGQLTGSVVDPVSGTALWDHSAASAVTPASTTKVLTTAAALLALDPNTRLSTKIVQGADPGTVILVGGGDVTLTALPLGTESPLYPGAAHVDDLVAQVKKANPNVKKVQVDLSLFKGATTAPGWAAGDAPSTFATQIGSVMADAGRQDPKNNNSMRVPNAGSVLASTIASKLSASPGGQAAAPKDAKVLAEVKSAPLTELVSDTMELSDDVLAEALARQVALATGQEATFAGGAAATIKVLKDHGFDTTGVKLSDGSGISTENKIPAKLLTQLMAAAAAPDGKNPNTAKLRAMLAGLPVAGGSGTLADKRFETPASQAGRGWVRAKTGTLTGVNTLAGLVLDQDGRVLVFAFMSNGSDQQPGRDAIDALATSLRKCGCA, translated from the coding sequence GTGCCGCAAAACGACCAGCCGATGTGGCCTTCGTCGGACGAAGACCGCTCGTCGTCCGGCGCGCGGGAGACCACACCCATGTCGCTGCCCGACTCGCCGGCGGCCCCTCCGGAGGGGGCCGGCGTGCCCAAGGTCACAGGCAGTGAGGCGCCGAAGGGATCCTGGTTCGCGCCGAACGTCGAGCCCGAGCCGATCCCGGGCCTGAACGTGCCCGCCGAGGAGCCGCCGCCCCCGCCGCCCACCCCGGCCAAGCAGGACCTGGCCGACCGGCTGGGCTCACGCGAGCCGAAGCCGAAGCCGGCCGAGCCCGGGCCCCAGCCCGCCGAGGCCCCGGCCGCGGAGTCCACCCAGTACATCGAGGTGAAGCGGAAGCTCGAGACGCCGGCCGCGGAGAGCACTCAGTACATCGAGGCGAAGCCGCCCGAAGAGAAGCCCGCCGAGCCGAAGCCCGACGCCCAGAGCACGCAGCAGATGGCGCCGCAGCCCTCGAAGACGCCGTGGGTGCCGGTCGAGCGCAACGTCTGGCCCGGCGAGCAGCCGGATCGCCCCGCCGAGCCCCAGCCCGACAAGCCCGAAGCGCAGCCGTGGCGGGAAGAGTTGCAGCAGTGGCGCGAGGAACAGCAGCGCCGCGAGGAGCAGCTGAAGCGTTCGGAGTCCCAGCAGCACCAGCGCGCCGACGCGCCCTGGGCGCAGCGCCTCGACGTGCCGGACGACCGCCGGCCCGCGCTGCCGCCGGAGCCGCCGCGCGGGGTCGTCCCGCCGGCGTCCGCCGGGTCGCTGGCCCGGCCGATGCGGATCGAGCCGGACGGGCAGCGCTTCGACGCCGAGGCGACCGTCGGGATCGAGCGGCCCACCCAGTTCCCCGGGGCGTTCCAGCAGCAGCCGCAGCCGCGCACCGAGCCGCCCGCGGAGCCGCCGCGCCCGGCCGAGCCCGCCGCCGCCGAGGAGCCGCCGAAGAAGCGGCGCAAGGGCAAGATCATCGCGCTCGTCGTGGTCGTCCTGCTGGTGCTGGCCGGCGGCGGGGTCGCCGCCGCGATGCCGAAGGTGTCGAACCGCCTCGGCCTGCCGTGGGCGCCGAACGCGCCGAAGGGCGACAGCCCGGATCCGGCCGCGGCCACGCGCCAGCTGGCGGGGCCGGACACGTCCGGGAAGGCGCCGACCGCGAACGGCGTCAAGGCGGCGCTGGCCGCCGCGGCCGGGAACAGCGCGCTCGGCCAGCTCACCGGCAGCGTCGTCGACCCGGTGAGCGGCACCGCGCTCTGGGACCACAGCGCGGCGTCGGCGGTCACCCCCGCGTCGACGACGAAGGTGCTGACCACCGCGGCCGCGCTGCTCGCGCTGGACCCGAACACGCGCCTGTCCACGAAGATCGTCCAGGGCGCCGACCCGGGCACGGTGATCCTGGTCGGCGGCGGCGACGTCACCCTCACCGCGCTGCCGCTGGGCACCGAGTCGCCGCTGTACCCGGGTGCCGCGCACGTCGACGACCTCGTCGCGCAGGTGAAGAAGGCCAACCCGAACGTGAAGAAGGTGCAGGTCGACCTGAGCCTCTTCAAGGGCGCGACGACCGCGCCGGGCTGGGCCGCGGGCGACGCGCCGTCGACGTTCGCCACGCAGATCGGGTCGGTGATGGCCGACGCCGGGCGCCAGGACCCGAAGAACAACAACTCGATGCGCGTGCCCAACGCGGGCAGTGTGCTGGCGTCGACGATCGCGTCGAAGCTCAGCGCCTCGCCCGGTGGCCAGGCGGCCGCGCCGAAGGACGCGAAGGTTCTCGCCGAGGTCAAGTCGGCGCCGCTGACCGAGCTGGTCTCCGACACGATGGAGCTGTCCGACGACGTCCTCGCCGAGGCCCTCGCCCGGCAGGTGGCGCTGGCCACCGGCCAGGAGGCGACCTTCGCGGGCGGCGCCGCGGCGACCATCAAGGTGCTCAAGGACCACGGCTTCGACACCACCGGCGTCAAGCTGTCCGACGGCAGCGGCATCTCGACGGAGAACAAGATCCCGGCAAAGCTGCTGACCCAGCTCATGGCGGCCGCGGCGGCCCCGGACGGCAAGAACCCGAACACCGCCAAGCTGCGCGCCATGCTGGCCGGGCTCCCGGTGGCCGGCGGTTCCGGCACCCTCGCCGACAAGCGGTTCGAAACGCCCGCGTCGCAGGCCGGCCGGGGCTGGGTGCGGGCGAAGACGGGCACGCTCACCGGCGTCAACACGCTCGCCGGCCTGGTCCTCGACCAGGACGGCCGGGTGCTGGTGTTCGCGTTCATGTCCAACGGCTCCGACCAGCAGCCGGGCCGCGACGCCATCGACGCACTGGCCACGAGCCTCCGCAAGTGCGGGTGCGCGTAG
- a CDS encoding MDR family MFS transporter: MSDTTTAEGAAATNGKLSHRQILTVLSGLMLGMFLAALDQTIVSSSMRTIADELHGLSLQAWATTAYLITATLSTPLYGKLSDLYGRKPMYLTAISLFLVGSLASGMATSMYELAAFRAFQGLGAGGLMSLALAIITDITAPRERSRYQGYFMAVFGISSVAGPVVGGFFAGIDTFAGITGWRWVFLVNVPIALAALVVVTKVLNLPHTRVDQKVDYWGAVALATGLVPLLIVAEQGREWGWGSAASIAMYVVGALGVTAFVWIERRMGDAALLPLRLFRRPVFRMATLVTVVQGAGMFGAMMSLPLYLQIVKGATPTQAGLQMLPLTLGIMVASLTSGRLISKTGRYKMFAVAGIGLMAAALFALSTITVDSSLALVMVIAFVIGLGLGASMQTLVLAATNDVRPQDIGVATSAATFFRQIGGTAGTAVFLSILFGTVGDKIANAVRSAMTTPAYVSALARHPEFAQQMKSGLDVNDTSFLSTLDPTLARPILQGFAESMSTVFLVGGIVLTVGFALVWFLKEKPLSDKSAMEQRADAEADAAPALALAH, translated from the coding sequence ATGAGCGACACCACCACGGCGGAAGGAGCGGCCGCTACGAACGGCAAACTGTCCCACCGCCAGATCCTGACCGTCCTGTCCGGGCTGATGCTCGGCATGTTCCTCGCCGCGCTCGACCAGACCATCGTGTCTTCGTCGATGCGCACCATCGCCGACGAGCTCCACGGCCTGTCCCTGCAGGCCTGGGCCACCACGGCGTACCTCATCACCGCGACGCTCTCGACGCCGCTCTACGGCAAGCTGTCCGACCTCTACGGCCGCAAGCCCATGTACCTCACGGCGATCTCGCTGTTCCTGGTCGGCTCGCTGGCCAGCGGCATGGCGACGTCGATGTACGAGCTCGCCGCGTTCCGCGCGTTCCAGGGCCTCGGTGCCGGTGGCCTGATGTCGCTGGCGCTGGCGATCATCACCGACATCACCGCGCCGCGTGAGCGCAGCCGCTACCAGGGCTACTTCATGGCGGTGTTCGGCATCTCGAGCGTCGCCGGCCCGGTCGTCGGCGGGTTCTTCGCCGGCATCGACACCTTCGCCGGCATCACCGGCTGGCGCTGGGTCTTCCTGGTCAACGTCCCGATCGCGCTCGCCGCGCTGGTCGTCGTCACCAAGGTGCTGAACCTCCCGCACACCCGCGTGGACCAGAAGGTCGACTACTGGGGTGCCGTCGCGCTGGCCACCGGCCTGGTGCCGCTGCTGATCGTCGCCGAGCAGGGCCGTGAGTGGGGCTGGGGTTCGGCCGCTTCGATCGCGATGTACGTCGTCGGCGCGCTGGGCGTGACCGCCTTCGTCTGGATCGAACGCCGGATGGGTGACGCCGCCCTGCTGCCGCTGCGGCTGTTCAGGCGGCCCGTGTTCCGGATGGCCACGCTGGTCACCGTCGTGCAGGGCGCCGGGATGTTCGGCGCGATGATGTCGCTGCCGCTGTACCTGCAGATCGTCAAGGGCGCGACGCCGACCCAGGCCGGCCTGCAGATGCTCCCGCTGACGCTGGGCATCATGGTCGCCAGCCTGACCAGCGGCCGCCTGATCTCGAAGACCGGGCGCTACAAGATGTTCGCGGTGGCCGGGATCGGCCTGATGGCGGCGGCGCTGTTCGCGCTGTCCACGATCACCGTCGACAGCTCGCTGGCCCTGGTCATGGTGATCGCCTTCGTGATCGGCCTCGGCCTGGGCGCCTCGATGCAGACGCTGGTGCTGGCCGCGACCAACGACGTCCGCCCGCAGGACATCGGCGTCGCCACCTCGGCGGCGACGTTCTTCCGGCAGATCGGCGGCACGGCGGGCACCGCGGTGTTCCTGTCCATCCTGTTCGGGACGGTCGGCGACAAGATCGCGAACGCCGTCCGCTCGGCGATGACCACGCCGGCCTACGTGTCGGCGCTGGCCCGGCACCCGGAGTTCGCGCAGCAGATGAAGAGCGGCCTGGACGTCAACGACACGTCGTTCCTGTCCACGCTCGACCCGACGCTGGCCCGGCCGATCCTGCAGGGCTTCGCCGAGTCGATGAGCACGGTGTTCCTGGTCGGCGGGATCGTGCTGACCGTCGGCTTCGCCCTGGTGTGGTTCCTCAAGGAGAAGCCGCTGTCGGACAAGTCGGCGATGGAGCAGCGCGCCGACGCCGAGGCGGATGCCGCTCCGGCCCTCGCCCTGGCGCACTGA
- a CDS encoding zinc-dependent metalloprotease → MVDWALAAQTGALLVRGGPQVPRVEAEAAVTDLRELTVEAEGHVRQLTNLGADLPLLPGEVVDRPGWVRSAAAGLDALTGRALPQQGGPFGPILAGGAGVQTGLVLAFLASRVLGQYDPFGGPDKAGQLLLVAPNVVAAERAMDVPGHDFRLWVCLHECTHRLQFTAVTWLRDYFADEVERLVAGLAGGGTDSLADLVGRLPEAIKQGPKLNLAELLQSPKERAVFDRLLALSTLLEGHADFVMDAVGPQVVPSVDTIRARFTARRKGGGVFDRLLRALLGVDAKIRQYEEGAKFTKHVVDAVGMAGFNAVWRSPNTLPSRAEIADPAAWVRRLHG, encoded by the coding sequence ATGGTCGACTGGGCGCTCGCCGCGCAGACCGGCGCGCTGCTCGTGCGCGGCGGTCCGCAGGTTCCGCGCGTCGAGGCCGAGGCGGCCGTCACCGATCTGCGCGAGCTGACCGTCGAGGCCGAAGGGCACGTCCGGCAGCTGACGAACCTGGGCGCCGACCTGCCGCTGCTGCCCGGCGAGGTCGTCGACCGTCCCGGCTGGGTGCGTTCGGCCGCGGCCGGGCTCGACGCGCTGACCGGGCGCGCGCTGCCGCAGCAGGGCGGTCCGTTCGGGCCGATCCTGGCCGGTGGCGCCGGCGTGCAGACCGGGCTGGTGCTGGCCTTCCTGGCCAGCCGCGTGCTCGGCCAGTACGACCCCTTCGGCGGCCCCGACAAGGCCGGTCAGCTGCTGCTGGTCGCGCCGAACGTCGTCGCCGCCGAGCGCGCGATGGACGTCCCGGGCCACGACTTCCGGCTCTGGGTCTGCCTGCACGAGTGCACCCACCGGCTTCAGTTCACCGCGGTCACCTGGCTGCGCGACTACTTCGCCGACGAGGTCGAGCGGCTGGTCGCCGGGCTCGCGGGCGGCGGCACCGACAGCCTGGCCGACCTGGTCGGCCGGCTGCCCGAGGCGATCAAGCAGGGGCCGAAGCTCAACCTCGCGGAGCTGCTCCAGTCGCCGAAGGAGCGCGCGGTCTTCGACCGGCTGCTGGCGCTCTCGACGCTCCTGGAAGGCCACGCCGACTTCGTGATGGACGCCGTCGGCCCGCAGGTCGTCCCCAGTGTCGACACGATCCGCGCGCGGTTCACCGCCCGGCGCAAGGGCGGCGGCGTCTTCGACCGGCTGCTGCGCGCGCTGCTCGGCGTCGACGCGAAGATCCGTCAGTACGAAGAAGGCGCGAAGTTCACGAAGCACGTCGTGGACGCCGTCGGCATGGCGGGGTTCAACGCCGTCTGGCGGTCGCCGAACACCCTGCCCTCGCGCGCCGAGATCGCCGACCCGGCCGCGTGGGTCCGGCGCCTGCACGGATGA
- a CDS encoding serine hydroxymethyltransferase gives MTHQPKLNALAAADPVIAGLVEDEAKRQHDKIRLIASENYVSQAVLEATGTVLTNKYSEGYAGKRYYEGQQFIDQVELLAIERAKAVFGADHVNVQPYSGSPANLAVYLAFAQPGDTVLGMALPDGGHLTHGWSVSATGKWFNPVRYGVAKETGRVDLDQVRDLARQHRPKLIFAGGTAIPRTIDFPAFAEIAREVDAVLVADIAHIAGLVAGGAHPSPVGHAQVITTTTHKTLRGPRGAMILSDASHAKAVDKAVFPGLQGGPHNHTTAAIAVALGEAQQPSFSDYAHTIVANARALADALLARGYDLVSGGTDNHLLLIDLTNKAVAGKPAAQALDRAGIELNYNTVPFDPRKPFDPSGIRLGTSAITTRGLKPEHQVQVAEWIDRTVTAAAAADESSLDSIAAEIREFLAPFPIPGYSA, from the coding sequence ATGACACACCAGCCGAAACTGAACGCACTCGCCGCCGCCGACCCCGTGATCGCCGGGCTCGTGGAGGACGAGGCGAAGCGCCAGCACGACAAGATCCGCCTGATCGCGTCGGAGAACTACGTCTCGCAGGCCGTGCTCGAGGCGACCGGCACCGTGCTCACCAACAAGTACTCCGAGGGGTACGCGGGCAAGCGCTACTACGAGGGCCAGCAGTTCATCGACCAGGTCGAGCTGCTCGCCATCGAGCGGGCGAAGGCCGTCTTCGGCGCGGACCACGTGAACGTCCAGCCGTACTCCGGGTCCCCGGCGAACTTGGCCGTGTATCTGGCCTTCGCGCAGCCTGGCGACACCGTGCTCGGCATGGCGCTGCCGGACGGCGGGCACCTCACGCACGGCTGGAGCGTGTCCGCGACGGGCAAGTGGTTCAACCCGGTGCGCTACGGCGTCGCGAAGGAGACCGGCCGCGTCGACCTCGACCAGGTCCGCGACCTGGCCCGGCAGCACCGGCCGAAGCTGATCTTCGCCGGTGGCACGGCCATCCCGCGCACGATCGACTTCCCGGCGTTCGCCGAGATCGCCCGCGAGGTGGACGCGGTGCTCGTCGCCGACATCGCGCACATCGCGGGGCTGGTCGCGGGCGGCGCCCACCCGTCGCCGGTCGGCCACGCGCAGGTGATCACGACGACGACGCACAAGACGCTGCGCGGCCCGCGCGGCGCGATGATCCTTTCGGACGCTTCGCATGCGAAGGCTGTCGACAAAGCGGTGTTCCCGGGTCTGCAGGGCGGCCCGCACAACCACACGACCGCGGCGATCGCCGTCGCGCTCGGTGAGGCGCAGCAGCCGTCGTTCAGCGACTACGCGCACACGATCGTCGCGAACGCCCGTGCGCTGGCCGACGCGCTGCTCGCGCGCGGCTACGACCTCGTGTCCGGCGGCACGGACAACCACCTGCTGCTGATCGACCTGACGAACAAGGCGGTCGCGGGCAAGCCGGCCGCGCAGGCGCTGGACCGCGCGGGCATCGAGCTGAACTACAACACGGTGCCGTTCGACCCGCGCAAGCCGTTCGACCCGTCCGGCATCCGGCTCGGCACGTCCGCGATCACGACGCGCGGCCTGAAGCCGGAGCACCAGGTCCAGGTGGCGGAGTGGATCGACCGCACGGTGACCGCGGCCGCGGCGGCCGACGAGTCCTCGCTGGACTCGATCGCCGCGGAGATCCGCGAGTTCCTGGCGCCGTTCCCGATCCCGGGTTACTCCGCCTGA